From the genome of Acomys russatus chromosome 27, mAcoRus1.1, whole genome shotgun sequence, one region includes:
- the Stox2 gene encoding storkhead-box protein 2 isoform X2, with amino-acid sequence MWARPREGSESRDSGVAGSAWPALRLHLGPCDIPFQGGDLVGARRTAQVCWRRSHPPAFPCQTKGDVSPISMSPISQSQFIPLGEILCLAISAMNSSRKPVTQEALMEHLTTCFPGVPTPSQEILRHTLNTLVRERKIYPTAEGYFIVTPQTYFITPSLIRTNSKWYHLDERVPDRSQCTSPQPGTITPSASGCVRERTLPRKHCDSCHCCREDVHSMHASTLQRKPAKDCKDPYCPPPLCQVPPTEKSKSTINFSYKTETLSKPKDGEKQSKKFGLKLFRLSFKKDKTKQLANFSAQFPPEEWPLRDEDTPTTIPREVEMEIIRRINPDLTVENVMRHTALMKKLEEEKAHRSKAGSSAHHSGRSKKSRTHRKSHGKSRSHSKTRVSKGDPSDGSHLDIPGEREYEFCDPLTRAPREGCFIIEHKGDNFIMHSNTNVIESHFPMTPEWDVSGELAKRRTEMPFPEPSRGSSHSKVHRSHSHTQDRRSRNERSNKAKERSRSMDNSKGPLGASSLGTPDDLAEGCSQDDPTPSQSYVDDSTLRPVQTIGHQRATISSASYKEVCIPEIVGGSKEPSSACSLLEPGKPPESMPSYGELNPCPAKTALDDYFQCNTSSETVLTAPSPLGKNKEDHDTLTLVEGVKKLSPSERQTPHSSREPVGHKEDSPKGPGGGPAASGGVAEGMANGRLVQHHSAEPSSLDKRKEIFSKDTLFKPLHSTLSVNSYHKSSLSLLKSHPKSPVDTLPGRCEKLEPSLGTSVAQAMPTSQRQQESGGNQEASFDYYNVSDDDDSEEGANKNTEEEKNRDDVGTMQWLLEREKERDLQRKFEKNLTLLTPKETDSSSNQRATHSARLDSMDSSSITVDSGFNSPRTRESLASNTSSIVESNRRQNPALSPAHGGAGPTFNFRASTDPPASEAEKLQKPSNCLQASVTSV; translated from the exons GTGATGTGTCACCAATCAGTATGTCCCCCATCAGTCAATCTCAGTTTATTCCACTCGGGGAAATCCTTTGCTTGGCCATCTCGGCAATGAACTCTTCAAGAAAGCCTGTCACCCAAGAAGCCCTCATGGAACACCTGACTACGTGTTTCCCAG GTGTTCCAACCCCAAGCCAAGAAATTCTACGGCACACCCTAAATACGCTGGTACGGGAGAGGAAAATCTATCCAACTGCAGAAGGCTATTTCATTGTGACCCCACAGACTTACTTCATTACTCCTTCCCTCATAAGAACTAACAGTAAGTGGTACCACTTGGACGAGAGGGTACCTGACAGGTCTCAGTGTACCTCTCCACAACCCGGAACCATAACGCCCTCTGCCTCAGGCTGCGTCAGGGAAAGGACATTACCCAGAAAGCACTGCGACTCTTGCCACTGCTGCCGAGAGGACGTGCACAGCATGCATGCCTCCACTCTGCAGAGGAAGCCCGCCAAGGACTGCAAAGATCCTTACTGTCCTCCTCCACTATGCCAGGTGCCACCCACCGAGAAAAGCAAAAGCACCATCAATTTCTCCTACAAGACAGAAACTCTCTCAAAACCTAAAGACGGTGAAAAGCAGTCCAAAAAATTCGGCCTCAAGTTATTCCGGCTGAGTTTTAAGAAAGACAAGACCAAACAGCTGGCCAATTTCTCTGCCCAGTTTCCTCCCGAGGAGTGGCCCCTGCGAGACGAGGACACGCCCACGACTATCCCCCGGGAAGTAGAGATGGAGATCATACGGCGTATCAACCCGGACTTGACGGTGGAAAATGTCATGAGGCACACAGCACTGATGAAgaaacttgaagaagaaaaagctCACCGGAGCAAAGCTGGCTCCTCTGCCCACCATAGTGGGAGGAGTAAAAAGAGCCGGACTCACCGGAAGTCCCATGGGAAGTCTCGGTCACACAGCAAGACTCGGGTGTCCAAAGGAGATCCTTCGGATGGCTCGCATCTGGATATCCCTGGTGAGCGGGAGTATGAATTTTGCGACCCCCTAACCAGGGCCCCCAGAGAGGGCTGCTTCATCATTGAACACAAAGGGGACAACTTTATCATGCACAGCAACACAAACGTGATCGAGTCCCATTTCCCCATGACGCCAGAGTGGGATGTGTCTGGCGAACTGGCCAAGAGGAGAACGGAGATGCCCTTTCCTGAACCTTCCAGGGGAAGCTCCCACTCCAAAGTGCACCGAAGCCACAGCCATACCCAGGACCGGAGGTCCAGGAACGAGAGATCCAACAAAGCCAAGGAGAGATCCAGGTCGATGGATAACTCCAAAGGCCCCCTGGGGGCCTCTTCTCTCGGGACTCCGGACGACCTGGCTGAGGGCTGCAGCCAAGATGACCCGACTCCGAGCCAGTCATACGTCGATGACAGTACTTTAAGGCCTGTGCAGACTATTGGTCATCAAAGGGCTACTATTTCCTCTGCCAGCTATAAAGAAGTGTGCATTCCAGAAATAGTTGGTGGCAGCAAGGAACCTTCTAGTGCTTGTAGCCTTTTGGAGCCAGGCAAACCCCCTGAGAGTATGCCATCCTATGGGGAACTCAACCCTTGTCCAGCAAAAACAGCTCTGGATGACTATTTTCAGTGCAACACCTCTAGCGAGACCGTGCTTACTGCACCGTCACCTTTGGGGAAGAATAAGGAGGACCATGACACTTTGACCTTGGTGGAGGGGGTAAAAAAGCTGTCCCCGTCTGAGAGGCAGACCCCCCATTCTTCCAGGGAACCTGTTGGGCACAAGGAGGACTCACCGAAAGGGCCAGGTGGGGGCCCTGCTGCCTCCGGTGGTGTGGCCGAGGGGATGGCCAATGGCCGCCTTGTCCAACATCATAGTGCGGAGCCCAGCAGCCtggacaaaaggaaagaaatattcaGCAAAGACACACTGTTCAAACCTCTACACAGCACTTTGTCTGTAAACAGCTATCACAAATCCAGCTTGTCCCTCCTCAAATCTCACCCGAAGTCACCTGTTGACACACTGCCAGGCCGCTGTGAAAAACTGGAACCTTCCCTTGGGACATCCGTGGCCCAAGCCATGCCTACGTCCCAGCGTCAACAGGAGTCTGGAGGGAACCAGGAGGCTTCTTTTGACTATTACAATGTCTCTGATGATGATGACTCTGAGGAAGGGGCCAACAAAAACACGGAGGAGGAGAAAAATCGAGATGACGTGGGCACCATGCAGTGGCTCcttgagagggagaaggaaagagacttGCAGAGGAAGTTTGAGAAGAACCTTACCCTCCTCACCCCAAAAGAAACAGATAGCAGCAGCAACCAGAGAGCCACCCACTCAGCCCGGCTGGACAGCATGGACAGCAGCAGCATCACAGTGGACAGTGGATTCAACTCCCCACG cactcgggagagcCTGGCTTCGAACACATCAAGCATTGTTGAAAGCAACCGCCGTCAGAATCCTGCTCTGAGTCCAGCCCACGGCGGAGCTGGTCCAACCTTCAACTTCCGTGCAAGTACAGATCCCCCGGCCAGCGAAGCTGAGAAATTACAGAAACCTTCCAACTGCTTGCAAGCTTCTGTCACTAGTGTATGA
- the Stox2 gene encoding storkhead-box protein 2 isoform X4: MKKTRSTTLRRAWPSSDFSDRASDRMRSRSEKDYRLHKRFPAAFAPQASRGYMTSGDVSPISMSPISQSQFIPLGEILCLAISAMNSSRKPVTQEALMEHLTTCFPGVPTPSQEILRHTLNTLVRERKIYPTAEGYFIVTPQTYFITPSLIRTNSKWYHLDERVPDRSQCTSPQPGTITPSASGCVRERTLPRKHCDSCHCCREDVHSMHASTLQRKPAKDCKDPYCPPPLCQVPPTEKSKSTINFSYKTETLSKPKDGEKQSKKFGLKLFRLSFKKDKTKQLANFSAQFPPEEWPLRDEDTPTTIPREVEMEIIRRINPDLTVENVMRHTALMKKLEEEKAHRSKAGSSAHHSGRSKKSRTHRKSHGKSRSHSKTRVSKGDPSDGSHLDIPGEREYEFCDPLTRAPREGCFIIEHKGDNFIMHSNTNVIESHFPMTPEWDVSGELAKRRTEMPFPEPSRGSSHSKVHRSHSHTQDRRSRNERSNKAKERSRSMDNSKGPLGASSLGTPDDLAEGCSQDDPTPSQSYVDDSTLRPVQTIGHQRATISSASYKEVCIPEIVGGSKEPSSACSLLEPGKPPESMPSYGELNPCPAKTALDDYFQCNTSSETVLTAPSPLGKNKEDHDTLTLVEGVKKLSPSERQTPHSSREPVGHKEDSPKGPGGGPAASGGVAEGMANGRLVQHHSAEPSSLDKRKEIFSKDTLFKPLHSTLSVNSYHKSSLSLLKSHPKSPVDTLPGRCEKLEPSLGTSVAQAMPTSQRQQESGGNQEASFDYYNVSDDDDSEEGANKNTEEEKNRDDVGTMQWLLEREKERDLQRKFEKNLTLLTPKETDSSSNQRATHSARLDSMDSSSITVDSGFNSPRTRESLASNTSSIVESNRRQNPALSPAHGGAGPTFNFRASTDPPASEAEKLQKPSNCLQASVTSV, translated from the exons GTGATGTGTCACCAATCAGTATGTCCCCCATCAGTCAATCTCAGTTTATTCCACTCGGGGAAATCCTTTGCTTGGCCATCTCGGCAATGAACTCTTCAAGAAAGCCTGTCACCCAAGAAGCCCTCATGGAACACCTGACTACGTGTTTCCCAG GTGTTCCAACCCCAAGCCAAGAAATTCTACGGCACACCCTAAATACGCTGGTACGGGAGAGGAAAATCTATCCAACTGCAGAAGGCTATTTCATTGTGACCCCACAGACTTACTTCATTACTCCTTCCCTCATAAGAACTAACAGTAAGTGGTACCACTTGGACGAGAGGGTACCTGACAGGTCTCAGTGTACCTCTCCACAACCCGGAACCATAACGCCCTCTGCCTCAGGCTGCGTCAGGGAAAGGACATTACCCAGAAAGCACTGCGACTCTTGCCACTGCTGCCGAGAGGACGTGCACAGCATGCATGCCTCCACTCTGCAGAGGAAGCCCGCCAAGGACTGCAAAGATCCTTACTGTCCTCCTCCACTATGCCAGGTGCCACCCACCGAGAAAAGCAAAAGCACCATCAATTTCTCCTACAAGACAGAAACTCTCTCAAAACCTAAAGACGGTGAAAAGCAGTCCAAAAAATTCGGCCTCAAGTTATTCCGGCTGAGTTTTAAGAAAGACAAGACCAAACAGCTGGCCAATTTCTCTGCCCAGTTTCCTCCCGAGGAGTGGCCCCTGCGAGACGAGGACACGCCCACGACTATCCCCCGGGAAGTAGAGATGGAGATCATACGGCGTATCAACCCGGACTTGACGGTGGAAAATGTCATGAGGCACACAGCACTGATGAAgaaacttgaagaagaaaaagctCACCGGAGCAAAGCTGGCTCCTCTGCCCACCATAGTGGGAGGAGTAAAAAGAGCCGGACTCACCGGAAGTCCCATGGGAAGTCTCGGTCACACAGCAAGACTCGGGTGTCCAAAGGAGATCCTTCGGATGGCTCGCATCTGGATATCCCTGGTGAGCGGGAGTATGAATTTTGCGACCCCCTAACCAGGGCCCCCAGAGAGGGCTGCTTCATCATTGAACACAAAGGGGACAACTTTATCATGCACAGCAACACAAACGTGATCGAGTCCCATTTCCCCATGACGCCAGAGTGGGATGTGTCTGGCGAACTGGCCAAGAGGAGAACGGAGATGCCCTTTCCTGAACCTTCCAGGGGAAGCTCCCACTCCAAAGTGCACCGAAGCCACAGCCATACCCAGGACCGGAGGTCCAGGAACGAGAGATCCAACAAAGCCAAGGAGAGATCCAGGTCGATGGATAACTCCAAAGGCCCCCTGGGGGCCTCTTCTCTCGGGACTCCGGACGACCTGGCTGAGGGCTGCAGCCAAGATGACCCGACTCCGAGCCAGTCATACGTCGATGACAGTACTTTAAGGCCTGTGCAGACTATTGGTCATCAAAGGGCTACTATTTCCTCTGCCAGCTATAAAGAAGTGTGCATTCCAGAAATAGTTGGTGGCAGCAAGGAACCTTCTAGTGCTTGTAGCCTTTTGGAGCCAGGCAAACCCCCTGAGAGTATGCCATCCTATGGGGAACTCAACCCTTGTCCAGCAAAAACAGCTCTGGATGACTATTTTCAGTGCAACACCTCTAGCGAGACCGTGCTTACTGCACCGTCACCTTTGGGGAAGAATAAGGAGGACCATGACACTTTGACCTTGGTGGAGGGGGTAAAAAAGCTGTCCCCGTCTGAGAGGCAGACCCCCCATTCTTCCAGGGAACCTGTTGGGCACAAGGAGGACTCACCGAAAGGGCCAGGTGGGGGCCCTGCTGCCTCCGGTGGTGTGGCCGAGGGGATGGCCAATGGCCGCCTTGTCCAACATCATAGTGCGGAGCCCAGCAGCCtggacaaaaggaaagaaatattcaGCAAAGACACACTGTTCAAACCTCTACACAGCACTTTGTCTGTAAACAGCTATCACAAATCCAGCTTGTCCCTCCTCAAATCTCACCCGAAGTCACCTGTTGACACACTGCCAGGCCGCTGTGAAAAACTGGAACCTTCCCTTGGGACATCCGTGGCCCAAGCCATGCCTACGTCCCAGCGTCAACAGGAGTCTGGAGGGAACCAGGAGGCTTCTTTTGACTATTACAATGTCTCTGATGATGATGACTCTGAGGAAGGGGCCAACAAAAACACGGAGGAGGAGAAAAATCGAGATGACGTGGGCACCATGCAGTGGCTCcttgagagggagaaggaaagagacttGCAGAGGAAGTTTGAGAAGAACCTTACCCTCCTCACCCCAAAAGAAACAGATAGCAGCAGCAACCAGAGAGCCACCCACTCAGCCCGGCTGGACAGCATGGACAGCAGCAGCATCACAGTGGACAGTGGATTCAACTCCCCACG cactcgggagagcCTGGCTTCGAACACATCAAGCATTGTTGAAAGCAACCGCCGTCAGAATCCTGCTCTGAGTCCAGCCCACGGCGGAGCTGGTCCAACCTTCAACTTCCGTGCAAGTACAGATCCCCCGGCCAGCGAAGCTGAGAAATTACAGAAACCTTCCAACTGCTTGCAAGCTTCTGTCACTAGTGTATGA
- the Stox2 gene encoding storkhead-box protein 2 isoform X5 produces the protein MEPVQKGSGDVSPISMSPISQSQFIPLGEILCLAISAMNSSRKPVTQEALMEHLTTCFPGVPTPSQEILRHTLNTLVRERKIYPTAEGYFIVTPQTYFITPSLIRTNSKWYHLDERVPDRSQCTSPQPGTITPSASGCVRERTLPRKHCDSCHCCREDVHSMHASTLQRKPAKDCKDPYCPPPLCQVPPTEKSKSTINFSYKTETLSKPKDGEKQSKKFGLKLFRLSFKKDKTKQLANFSAQFPPEEWPLRDEDTPTTIPREVEMEIIRRINPDLTVENVMRHTALMKKLEEEKAHRSKAGSSAHHSGRSKKSRTHRKSHGKSRSHSKTRVSKGDPSDGSHLDIPGEREYEFCDPLTRAPREGCFIIEHKGDNFIMHSNTNVIESHFPMTPEWDVSGELAKRRTEMPFPEPSRGSSHSKVHRSHSHTQDRRSRNERSNKAKERSRSMDNSKGPLGASSLGTPDDLAEGCSQDDPTPSQSYVDDSTLRPVQTIGHQRATISSASYKEVCIPEIVGGSKEPSSACSLLEPGKPPESMPSYGELNPCPAKTALDDYFQCNTSSETVLTAPSPLGKNKEDHDTLTLVEGVKKLSPSERQTPHSSREPVGHKEDSPKGPGGGPAASGGVAEGMANGRLVQHHSAEPSSLDKRKEIFSKDTLFKPLHSTLSVNSYHKSSLSLLKSHPKSPVDTLPGRCEKLEPSLGTSVAQAMPTSQRQQESGGNQEASFDYYNVSDDDDSEEGANKNTEEEKNRDDVGTMQWLLEREKERDLQRKFEKNLTLLTPKETDSSSNQRATHSARLDSMDSSSITVDSGFNSPRTRESLASNTSSIVESNRRQNPALSPAHGGAGPTFNFRASTDPPASEAEKLQKPSNCLQASVTSV, from the exons GTGATGTGTCACCAATCAGTATGTCCCCCATCAGTCAATCTCAGTTTATTCCACTCGGGGAAATCCTTTGCTTGGCCATCTCGGCAATGAACTCTTCAAGAAAGCCTGTCACCCAAGAAGCCCTCATGGAACACCTGACTACGTGTTTCCCAG GTGTTCCAACCCCAAGCCAAGAAATTCTACGGCACACCCTAAATACGCTGGTACGGGAGAGGAAAATCTATCCAACTGCAGAAGGCTATTTCATTGTGACCCCACAGACTTACTTCATTACTCCTTCCCTCATAAGAACTAACAGTAAGTGGTACCACTTGGACGAGAGGGTACCTGACAGGTCTCAGTGTACCTCTCCACAACCCGGAACCATAACGCCCTCTGCCTCAGGCTGCGTCAGGGAAAGGACATTACCCAGAAAGCACTGCGACTCTTGCCACTGCTGCCGAGAGGACGTGCACAGCATGCATGCCTCCACTCTGCAGAGGAAGCCCGCCAAGGACTGCAAAGATCCTTACTGTCCTCCTCCACTATGCCAGGTGCCACCCACCGAGAAAAGCAAAAGCACCATCAATTTCTCCTACAAGACAGAAACTCTCTCAAAACCTAAAGACGGTGAAAAGCAGTCCAAAAAATTCGGCCTCAAGTTATTCCGGCTGAGTTTTAAGAAAGACAAGACCAAACAGCTGGCCAATTTCTCTGCCCAGTTTCCTCCCGAGGAGTGGCCCCTGCGAGACGAGGACACGCCCACGACTATCCCCCGGGAAGTAGAGATGGAGATCATACGGCGTATCAACCCGGACTTGACGGTGGAAAATGTCATGAGGCACACAGCACTGATGAAgaaacttgaagaagaaaaagctCACCGGAGCAAAGCTGGCTCCTCTGCCCACCATAGTGGGAGGAGTAAAAAGAGCCGGACTCACCGGAAGTCCCATGGGAAGTCTCGGTCACACAGCAAGACTCGGGTGTCCAAAGGAGATCCTTCGGATGGCTCGCATCTGGATATCCCTGGTGAGCGGGAGTATGAATTTTGCGACCCCCTAACCAGGGCCCCCAGAGAGGGCTGCTTCATCATTGAACACAAAGGGGACAACTTTATCATGCACAGCAACACAAACGTGATCGAGTCCCATTTCCCCATGACGCCAGAGTGGGATGTGTCTGGCGAACTGGCCAAGAGGAGAACGGAGATGCCCTTTCCTGAACCTTCCAGGGGAAGCTCCCACTCCAAAGTGCACCGAAGCCACAGCCATACCCAGGACCGGAGGTCCAGGAACGAGAGATCCAACAAAGCCAAGGAGAGATCCAGGTCGATGGATAACTCCAAAGGCCCCCTGGGGGCCTCTTCTCTCGGGACTCCGGACGACCTGGCTGAGGGCTGCAGCCAAGATGACCCGACTCCGAGCCAGTCATACGTCGATGACAGTACTTTAAGGCCTGTGCAGACTATTGGTCATCAAAGGGCTACTATTTCCTCTGCCAGCTATAAAGAAGTGTGCATTCCAGAAATAGTTGGTGGCAGCAAGGAACCTTCTAGTGCTTGTAGCCTTTTGGAGCCAGGCAAACCCCCTGAGAGTATGCCATCCTATGGGGAACTCAACCCTTGTCCAGCAAAAACAGCTCTGGATGACTATTTTCAGTGCAACACCTCTAGCGAGACCGTGCTTACTGCACCGTCACCTTTGGGGAAGAATAAGGAGGACCATGACACTTTGACCTTGGTGGAGGGGGTAAAAAAGCTGTCCCCGTCTGAGAGGCAGACCCCCCATTCTTCCAGGGAACCTGTTGGGCACAAGGAGGACTCACCGAAAGGGCCAGGTGGGGGCCCTGCTGCCTCCGGTGGTGTGGCCGAGGGGATGGCCAATGGCCGCCTTGTCCAACATCATAGTGCGGAGCCCAGCAGCCtggacaaaaggaaagaaatattcaGCAAAGACACACTGTTCAAACCTCTACACAGCACTTTGTCTGTAAACAGCTATCACAAATCCAGCTTGTCCCTCCTCAAATCTCACCCGAAGTCACCTGTTGACACACTGCCAGGCCGCTGTGAAAAACTGGAACCTTCCCTTGGGACATCCGTGGCCCAAGCCATGCCTACGTCCCAGCGTCAACAGGAGTCTGGAGGGAACCAGGAGGCTTCTTTTGACTATTACAATGTCTCTGATGATGATGACTCTGAGGAAGGGGCCAACAAAAACACGGAGGAGGAGAAAAATCGAGATGACGTGGGCACCATGCAGTGGCTCcttgagagggagaaggaaagagacttGCAGAGGAAGTTTGAGAAGAACCTTACCCTCCTCACCCCAAAAGAAACAGATAGCAGCAGCAACCAGAGAGCCACCCACTCAGCCCGGCTGGACAGCATGGACAGCAGCAGCATCACAGTGGACAGTGGATTCAACTCCCCACG cactcgggagagcCTGGCTTCGAACACATCAAGCATTGTTGAAAGCAACCGCCGTCAGAATCCTGCTCTGAGTCCAGCCCACGGCGGAGCTGGTCCAACCTTCAACTTCCGTGCAAGTACAGATCCCCCGGCCAGCGAAGCTGAGAAATTACAGAAACCTTCCAACTGCTTGCAAGCTTCTGTCACTAGTGTATGA